A single window of Plasmodium malariae genome assembly, chromosome: 8 DNA harbors:
- the PmUG01_08021000 gene encoding conserved Plasmodium protein, unknown function, whose product MNKRSCEKMNLSDYELQLAKAKSVISRLEEMEIDFYGEFKKTKYRHL is encoded by the exons ATGAATAAACGTTCATgcgaaaaaatgaatttatcGGATTATGAACTACAGCTAGCTAAAGCTAAGAGT GTGATATCTAGGCTTGAAGAAATGGAAATTGATTTTTATGGAGAGTTC AAAAAGACTAAATATAGAcatttataa
- the PmUG01_08021100 gene encoding conserved Plasmodium protein, unknown function, with protein MDTFAILPKRFEKGLVCLADTLLKILVFNLYYSFDKIKEYKVARGYGKRGTEILNLKNLEKSKKNIEKCIDLCLTVLKSIEGDNNFFMQYILENYCSIHLYNSVDKMKKKKKIKFDDTFLISQLYNYSSPCTRKKILRNMDEEVNENREAEINILIGNEQVNSYMNKIPIMDSFIDKHKIYSKNDLINELNNFLDSFYLNKVPIKEDNEKFIISQKRNLIDDDCVTKNLFSEYFNNCRRNNKLNILIKELNLDSLKNFHNILLKNINFIRAFNSQNNDKENIDNLELSTFFDF; from the exons ATGGATACTTTTGCCATTTTACCAAAACG ATTCGAAAAGGGTTTGGTCTGCCTAGCTGACACTCTTCTCAAGATTTTGGTTTTTaacttatattattcttttgatAAAATCAAAGAGTATAAAGTGGCGAGAGGATATGGAAAAAGGGGGacagaaatattaaatttaaaaaatttggaaaaatcgaaaaaaaatattgagaAATGCATTGATTTATGTTTAACagttttaaaaagtatagaaggagataataatttttttatgcagtatattttagaaaattattgttcaattcatttatataatagcgttgacaaaatgaagaaaaaaaaaaaaataaaatttgatgATACTTTTTTGATATCTCAACTGTATAATTACTCATCACCTTGTACCaggaaaaaaattctaaGAAATATGGATGAGGAAGTAAATGAAAACAGAGAAgcagaaataaatatattaataggaAATGAACAGGTGAATTCTTACATGAACAAAATACCCATTATGGATTCTTTCATagataaacataaaatatactcAAAAAATGACTtgataaatgaattaaataattttttagataGTTTTTACCTGAACAAAGTTCCGATAAAGGAAgacaatgaaaaatttatcataagtcagaaaagaaatttaatCGATGATGATTGTGTTacgaaaaatttattttctgaatattttaataattgtagaagaaacaataaattaaatatattaataaaagaattaaatttagatagtttgaaaaatttccacaatattttacttaaaaatattaattttattagagCCTTTAATTCACAAAATAATGACAAAGAGAATATAGATAACCTTGAGTTATCTACATTTTTTGACTTTTGA